ACCTTCTACTGCCTGCTGATCGCGGGGGTATGCGGGACCTTCTCCACCGGGGATATCTTCAACCTCTACGTCTGGTTCGAGGTGTTCCTGGTGTCCTCGTTCGGCCTGCTGATCCTGGGCGGGGAACGCCTGCAGCTGGACGGCGCGGTGAAATACGGCGTCCTCAACCTGATCGCGACGACGATCTTCCTCATCGCGGTCGGCGTGCTCTACGGCTTCACCGGCACGCTCAACATGGCCGACATTCGCGGCGTCATCGCCGAGGCCGAGGGTGGCCCGTTCGCCACGGTGGGGGCGTTGTTCGTGATGGCGTTCGCCATGAAGGCGGCGGCGTTCCCGCTGCATTTCTGGCTGCCGGCGTCCTATCATACGCCGCGCGTCGTGGTGGCGGCGATCTTCGCCGGGCTGCTGACGAAGGTGGGCATCTACTCGCTGCTGCGGGTGATGATCATGCTCTTCGGCGACAAGGGCGAGGTCTACCTGCCGCTGATCGGCTGGCTCGGCGTGGCGACCGCGATCCTGGGCGGCCTCGGTGCGCTGGCGCAGACCAACCTGCGGCGCATGGCGGCGTTCCTGGTGGTGTCGGGCATCGGTGTGATGCTGATCGGCTTCGGCCTCGGCACCGCGGACGGGCTGACGGGCGCGGTCGTCTACGCCGTCCACTCGATCCTGGCGATGACGGGCATCTTCCTCGCGGTCGGCGCGGCGGAGCGGCTCGGCGGCGGGGCGACGCTGGTCGGCGCCGGCATCTATGCCCGCTCCAGCGTGGTGGCGGGGCTCTTCCTGGTGTTCGCCTTCGCCGCGGCGGGCCTGCCGCCGTTCT
This portion of the Acuticoccus sp. I52.16.1 genome encodes:
- a CDS encoding proton-conducting transporter membrane subunit: MRLLVLLAAGVLLPSAASAASPGARADSMLAGDTPITAWLTVLPILLPMLGSAITLVLRDRTSWQGSIALAALALATICAALLNVVVAQDGPQVMAAGNWLPPFGIVVTVDRLGALFVLATCVVGLVGIGYARSDIDEGRTTFGFYTFYCLLIAGVCGTFSTGDIFNLYVWFEVFLVSSFGLLILGGERLQLDGAVKYGVLNLIATTIFLIAVGVLYGFTGTLNMADIRGVIAEAEGGPFATVGALFVMAFAMKAAAFPLHFWLPASYHTPRVVVAAIFAGLLTKVGIYSLLRVMIMLFGDKGEVYLPLIGWLGVATAILGGLGALAQTNLRRMAAFLVVSGIGVMLIGFGLGTADGLTGAVVYAVHSILAMTGIFLAVGAAERLGGGATLVGAGIYARSSVVAGLFLVFAFAAAGLPPFSGFWPKLMLVQASLDTAGALGIAGVVGVILSGFLTTVTAGKAWALTFLKPADGAVVEADGRVGSGAIMLLAALVVLLGLLPQMVIDPAREGVAGLLDPSTYVSRVLEAH